In Legionella beliardensis, the following are encoded in one genomic region:
- the rpsA gene encoding 30S ribosomal protein S1 yields MSESFKELFEQSIAGAQFYPGAIITAKVIDIDDDYVTLNAGLKSEGIVAVEEFQDKNGKLEIHVGDTVEVALDSVEDGFGETLLSREKAKRQEAWRKLSKSHENNDTVTGLISGKVKGGFTVEIGTIRAFLPGSLVDVRPVRDPSYLEGKELEFKVIKMDLKRNNIVVSRRAVVEEESSADRQALLDSLHDGQILHGIVKNLTDYGAFIDLGGIDGLLHITDISWKRVKHPSEVLTVGQDVKVKVLSFDSERNRVSLGMKQLGNDPWVDLVERYPVGKKMQGKVTNITDYGCFVEIEEGVEGLVHMSEMDWTNKNVHPSKVVSMGDIVDVMVLEIDEERRRISLGMKQCVGNPWHQFAQTHNKGQKVTGKIRSITDFGIFIGLDGDIDGLVHLSDISWTTPGEEAVKQFKKGQELEAVILAIDPERERISLGLKQLEGDSFATFVEEYNKGAIVKGKVVGVEPKTVTVDLGREVIGTIRANELSEDRVDDATTCFKEGDEVEAKIVNIDKKSRIVSLSIKAKDAHDQAEAIKKYSRSEVASTTLGDLLKEKMAHKEAE; encoded by the coding sequence ATGTCTGAAAGTTTCAAAGAGTTATTCGAGCAAAGCATCGCCGGTGCTCAATTTTATCCTGGTGCCATAATTACTGCAAAAGTTATTGATATTGATGATGATTATGTAACCCTAAATGCTGGCTTGAAATCTGAAGGAATTGTAGCGGTAGAAGAGTTCCAAGATAAAAATGGTAAGTTAGAAATCCATGTTGGGGATACAGTTGAAGTTGCTCTAGATTCTGTTGAAGATGGTTTCGGTGAAACATTGCTTTCCCGGGAAAAAGCAAAACGTCAAGAAGCATGGCGTAAACTATCAAAATCACATGAAAATAACGATACAGTTACTGGTTTAATTTCTGGTAAAGTTAAAGGTGGTTTTACAGTTGAGATTGGCACAATAAGAGCATTCTTGCCCGGTTCTTTGGTTGACGTCAGACCTGTTCGCGATCCGTCTTACCTCGAAGGTAAAGAACTTGAGTTCAAAGTAATTAAAATGGACTTGAAACGCAATAATATTGTTGTTTCACGTCGCGCTGTTGTAGAAGAAGAAAGTAGTGCTGATAGACAAGCATTATTGGATTCATTGCACGATGGACAAATTCTACATGGTATCGTCAAAAACCTCACAGATTACGGTGCATTTATTGATTTAGGTGGCATTGACGGCTTATTACATATTACTGATATTTCTTGGAAACGAGTAAAACACCCAAGTGAAGTTCTTACTGTAGGTCAAGATGTTAAAGTTAAAGTATTAAGCTTTGATAGCGAGCGTAATCGCGTTTCATTAGGTATGAAACAACTTGGAAATGATCCATGGGTTGATTTAGTAGAACGTTACCCAGTTGGTAAGAAAATGCAGGGTAAAGTAACTAATATCACCGATTATGGTTGTTTTGTAGAGATTGAAGAGGGTGTAGAAGGCTTAGTCCATATGTCTGAAATGGATTGGACAAACAAAAACGTTCATCCAAGTAAAGTTGTTTCAATGGGTGATATCGTTGATGTTATGGTACTCGAAATTGATGAAGAGCGTCGTCGAATTTCTCTAGGTATGAAGCAGTGCGTAGGCAACCCTTGGCATCAATTTGCCCAAACTCACAATAAAGGTCAGAAAGTAACCGGTAAAATCCGTTCAATTACTGACTTTGGTATCTTCATTGGACTTGATGGTGATATTGATGGGCTTGTTCACTTATCTGATATTTCCTGGACTACACCAGGTGAAGAGGCAGTTAAGCAGTTTAAGAAAGGCCAAGAGCTGGAAGCAGTCATATTAGCTATTGATCCAGAAAGAGAGCGTATTTCTTTAGGTCTGAAACAATTAGAAGGTGATTCTTTTGCTACTTTTGTGGAAGAATACAATAAGGGTGCAATTGTTAAAGGCAAAGTAGTTGGCGTTGAGCCAAAAACGGTAACGGTAGACTTAGGCCGTGAAGTAATTGGTACTATTCGGGCTAATGAATTATCTGAAGACCGCGTTGATGATGCAACTACTTGCTTTAAAGAAGGTGATGAAGTAGAAGCTAAAATTGTTAATATTGACAAAAAGAGCCGCATTGTATCTCTTTCAATCAAAGCAAAAGATGCTCATGACCAAGCAGAAGCAATTAAAAAATATTCACGCAGTGAAGTTGCTTCAACCACTTTAGGTGATTTACTTAAAGAAAAAATGGCTCATAAAGAAGCAGAATAG
- the cmk gene encoding (d)CMP kinase has product MQSSKLIPVITIDGPSGTGKGTICYRLADHLNWHVLDSGSIYRVLAYAARKKAIDFNDINSMVNLAHHLNVKFETDPHLKCSVILDNNDVYKEVRSEQCGQDASKIAVIPEVREALLARQRAFAKLPGLVTDGRDMGTVVFPDAILKLYLYASAEVRANRRYLQLKESGIDVSLAEVINELKMRDERDTGRQHAPLMPAADAILIDTTGLTIVQVFNNVLKLVNKHPFFQ; this is encoded by the coding sequence ATGCAGTCAAGTAAGTTAATTCCTGTTATTACCATTGATGGCCCTAGTGGTACAGGAAAAGGCACCATTTGTTATAGGTTAGCCGATCATCTAAATTGGCATGTTCTTGATAGTGGCTCGATTTATAGAGTGCTTGCTTATGCTGCTAGAAAAAAAGCGATTGATTTTAATGATATAAACAGTATGGTCAACCTTGCTCATCATTTAAATGTTAAATTTGAGACTGATCCTCACTTAAAATGCAGCGTTATTTTAGATAATAACGATGTTTACAAGGAAGTTCGAAGTGAGCAATGTGGACAAGATGCCTCAAAGATTGCTGTTATTCCCGAAGTTAGAGAGGCATTACTAGCGAGACAGCGTGCTTTTGCCAAATTACCAGGGTTAGTAACCGATGGGCGTGATATGGGTACAGTCGTTTTTCCTGATGCAATTCTTAAGTTATATTTATATGCCTCAGCCGAGGTTAGGGCAAATAGACGCTACTTACAGTTGAAAGAATCTGGAATTGATGTTAGCCTCGCCGAAGTTATTAATGAGTTAAAAATGCGGGATGAGCGTGATACTGGACGTCAACATGCGCCTTTAATGCCAGCTGCAGATGCAATTCTTATTGATACAACTGGATTAACGATTGTACAAGTGTTCAATAATGTTTTAAAATTAGTGAACAAGCACCCGTTTTTTCAGTAA
- the aroA gene encoding 3-phosphoshikimate 1-carboxyvinyltransferase: MNTFDYVSSPVQQLRGDITVPGDKSISHRAIMFGAIAEGTTTINGFLDGEDCLATLNAFRLMGVAIEGPIAQRVIIQGVGKHGLQAPAEVIDCGNSGTSIRLLAGLLAAQSFDSVLTGDASLLKRPMERISRPLTQMGADIDTTEGKPPLSIKGGQSLTGITYEMPEASAQVKSSLLLAGLYASGETTVIEPGLTRDHTERMLTAFSYPISKSENKIIINSEATCIGTDVIVPGDISSAAFFIVAATLIPDSDILIRNVGINPTRTGIIQILQQMGAKIELKNKRLYGEELVADLHVQYAPLEGIDIPTALVPLAIDEFPIIFIAAACAKGQTRLHGAKELRNKESDRISAMVDGLQRLGIEAQAFYDGVFINGGTLQGGEIDSYHDHRIAMAFAIAGAAAKNEIIIKNCENVATSFPTFVNTANMIQLAIKEQRHAVK, translated from the coding sequence ATGAATACGTTCGATTATGTCAGTAGCCCAGTTCAGCAGTTACGAGGGGATATTACTGTTCCTGGCGATAAATCTATTTCGCATCGGGCAATTATGTTTGGTGCTATTGCAGAAGGCACAACGACAATTAATGGCTTTTTAGATGGTGAAGATTGTTTAGCCACTTTAAATGCATTTCGCCTAATGGGCGTAGCCATTGAAGGCCCCATAGCACAGCGGGTCATTATTCAAGGGGTTGGTAAACATGGTTTGCAAGCCCCTGCCGAGGTCATTGATTGTGGTAATTCAGGTACCAGTATCCGACTTCTAGCAGGATTATTAGCTGCTCAATCATTTGATAGCGTGCTTACTGGCGATGCAAGTTTACTTAAAAGGCCCATGGAAAGAATTAGCCGGCCCCTTACGCAAATGGGGGCTGACATTGATACGACGGAAGGAAAGCCACCTTTATCTATCAAAGGGGGACAATCGCTAACAGGCATTACCTATGAAATGCCTGAGGCAAGCGCCCAAGTTAAATCTTCTTTACTCTTAGCAGGTTTATACGCCTCAGGGGAGACAACAGTTATAGAACCTGGTTTAACCCGTGATCATACTGAAAGAATGCTAACGGCTTTTTCTTATCCTATCAGTAAGTCTGAGAATAAAATTATTATTAACTCGGAAGCAACCTGTATTGGTACGGATGTCATTGTACCAGGTGATATTTCATCAGCAGCCTTTTTTATCGTTGCAGCAACGCTCATTCCTGATTCAGATATCTTAATAAGAAATGTAGGAATAAATCCAACACGTACTGGAATTATTCAAATTCTACAACAGATGGGTGCAAAGATTGAGCTTAAAAATAAAAGACTTTATGGCGAGGAATTAGTTGCTGATTTACATGTTCAGTATGCGCCTTTAGAAGGAATTGATATTCCTACAGCCTTGGTACCATTAGCGATTGATGAATTTCCTATTATATTTATTGCGGCTGCGTGTGCAAAAGGACAAACGAGGTTACATGGGGCTAAGGAATTACGTAATAAAGAAAGTGACAGAATTAGCGCTATGGTTGATGGCTTGCAACGACTCGGTATAGAAGCACAAGCATTTTATGACGGCGTATTTATTAATGGCGGTACGCTACAAGGTGGCGAGATAGACAGTTATCACGATCACCGCATAGCGATGGCGTTTGCTATTGCAGGCGCGGCTGCTAAGAATGAAATTATTATAAAAAACTGTGAAAATGTCGCCACGTCATTTCCAACTTTTGTTAATACAGCTAACATGATTCAGTTAGCTATCAAGGAACAACGTCATGCAGTCAAGTAA
- the serC gene encoding 3-phosphoserine/phosphohydroxythreonine transaminase, translating to MNRGYNFGAGPAMLPEEILREAQEELLNWQGLGMSVMEVGHRTEEFMSLMAEAEQLLRQLLSIPATYHVLFLGGAARTQFSMIPMNLVADNEQSGFLITGIWSLMAYEEAKHLKQAYVIASSEANQFLSIPAKQAWQFKENTSYIYYTPNETINGVRVAFPPKHGMIPVIADMTSCLLAEPININDYDLIFAGAQKNIANAGLTVVIIRDDLIHKIKETKLPTMLDFRIHAQYKSLYATPPTLNCYLALKMFKWIAKQGGVQKLYEQNCKKAEKLYTYIDNEPFYQCNIDKKARSFLNICFNLSRPELNDLFLKKARNRGLLALKGHRMVGGLRASIYNSMPLAGVETLIQFMHDFAKEQYL from the coding sequence ATGAATAGGGGCTATAATTTTGGCGCAGGCCCCGCCATGTTGCCTGAGGAAATATTACGTGAGGCACAAGAGGAACTATTAAATTGGCAAGGGTTAGGCATGTCGGTTATGGAAGTAGGACACCGAACTGAAGAATTCATGTCGCTTATGGCGGAAGCTGAGCAATTATTACGCCAGCTCTTATCCATCCCTGCAACCTATCATGTTTTATTTTTAGGTGGTGCTGCCCGTACCCAATTTAGCATGATTCCAATGAATTTAGTTGCAGATAATGAGCAATCTGGCTTTCTTATAACAGGCATATGGTCATTAATGGCTTACGAAGAAGCAAAGCACCTTAAGCAAGCTTATGTCATTGCCTCTAGTGAAGCGAATCAATTTTTATCAATACCAGCAAAGCAAGCATGGCAATTTAAAGAAAATACGTCTTATATCTATTACACACCCAATGAAACAATAAACGGTGTACGGGTTGCTTTTCCCCCTAAACATGGCATGATTCCTGTCATTGCTGATATGACGTCTTGTTTATTAGCTGAACCAATTAATATTAATGACTATGATTTAATTTTTGCCGGTGCGCAAAAAAATATTGCTAATGCAGGCTTAACTGTGGTTATTATACGAGACGATTTAATCCATAAGATTAAAGAGACTAAATTACCAACAATGCTTGATTTTCGCATTCATGCTCAGTATAAATCCCTGTACGCAACCCCGCCTACCCTTAATTGCTATTTAGCTTTAAAGATGTTTAAGTGGATTGCAAAGCAAGGTGGCGTGCAAAAACTTTACGAGCAAAATTGTAAAAAAGCGGAAAAATTATATACCTATATCGATAACGAGCCCTTTTATCAATGCAATATTGATAAGAAGGCTCGCTCGTTTTTAAATATTTGCTTTAATTTATCTCGCCCAGAACTTAACGATTTGTTTCTTAAAAAAGCACGTAACAGAGGCTTATTGGCATTAAAGGGCCACCGCATGGTAGGAGGCTTAAGAGCAAGTATATATAATTCGATGCCACTTGCCGGAGTTGAGACTTTAATTCAATTTATGCATGATTTTGCCAAGGAACAATATTTATGA
- the gyrA gene encoding DNA gyrase subunit A, translating to MVYSAKEIISVNIEDELKQSYLDYAMSVIVGRALPDVRDGLKPVHRRVLFAMSELGNDWNKAYKKSARVVGDVIGKYHPHGDTAVYDTIVRMAQPFSMRYLLVDGQGNFGSVDGDRAAAMRYTEIRMSKLAHALLADLDKDTVDFVPNYDETEFAPSVLPTRVPNLLINGSSGIAVGMATNIPPHNLTEVINACIALIQDPSLSIDDLMEYIPAPDFPTAAIINGRAGIVQAYHTGRGRLFIRARTDIETDQHSGRQAIIITELPYQVNKARLIEKIAELVREKKIEGISGLRDESDKQGMRVVIELKRGEVAEVILNNLYAHTQMQNVFGINMVALVDGQPRTLNLKQVLEYFIKHRREVVTRRTIFELKKARDRAHLLEGLGIALANIDEMIALIKESPTPHDAKERLLAKTWNSGLVKSMLQTAGSDACRPDNLSAEYGLSDEGYRLSPEQAQAILELRLHRLTALEQDKIIKEFEQLLAHIKDLLDILASPDRLLTVIYNELVDIRNQFGDTRRTEVIASQEDLTIEDLITEEDVVVTLSHEGYVKYQPLSAYQAQRRGGKGKSATNVKDEDFIEKLVIASTHDTLLCFSNHGKLYWLKAYQLPLASRISRGKPIINILPLAPGEAINAMLPVRSYDEGYFVFMATKHGTVKKVPLEAFSRPRSNGIIAVDLGEADRLVGVDITDGSKDIMLFTDAGKVIRFDEKLVRPMGRTARGVRGIRLSDDQSVISLVVAKSEGTILTATENGYGKRTNIAEYRISGRGGQGVISIQVNERNGKVVRALQVEAGDEAMLITDKGTLVRFRVDELSVIGRNTQGVRLMNLHTGEQVVGMQRIVELDEEPDLAVAEEMIDE from the coding sequence ATGGTTTATTCTGCCAAAGAAATTATATCAGTTAATATTGAAGATGAGCTAAAGCAGTCCTATCTTGACTATGCAATGAGTGTTATTGTAGGCCGGGCCTTGCCAGATGTACGGGATGGTTTGAAGCCTGTGCATAGGCGTGTACTATTTGCAATGAGTGAGCTAGGTAATGACTGGAATAAAGCCTATAAAAAATCAGCACGCGTAGTAGGGGATGTGATTGGTAAATACCATCCGCATGGTGATACTGCAGTTTATGATACCATTGTCCGTATGGCCCAACCTTTTTCAATGCGTTATTTATTGGTTGATGGTCAGGGAAACTTTGGGTCAGTTGATGGCGATCGGGCTGCAGCTATGCGTTATACTGAGATACGCATGTCAAAGCTTGCACATGCCTTATTAGCAGATTTAGATAAAGACACCGTTGATTTTGTGCCTAACTATGATGAAACAGAGTTTGCGCCTTCGGTTTTACCTACCCGTGTACCTAATTTATTAATTAATGGCTCTTCAGGCATCGCAGTAGGGATGGCTACTAATATCCCGCCGCATAATTTAACCGAAGTCATTAATGCATGTATTGCTTTAATTCAAGACCCAAGCTTAAGTATCGATGACTTAATGGAGTATATACCTGCCCCTGATTTTCCTACAGCGGCCATCATTAATGGCAGGGCTGGTATTGTCCAAGCTTACCACACAGGTCGTGGTCGGCTATTTATTCGAGCTCGTACTGACATTGAAACTGATCAGCATTCAGGCAGGCAAGCTATTATTATTACGGAGCTACCTTACCAAGTAAATAAAGCCCGTTTAATAGAAAAAATTGCGGAATTAGTCAGGGAAAAGAAAATAGAAGGGATATCTGGCTTGCGCGATGAGTCAGATAAACAAGGTATGCGCGTGGTAATAGAGCTAAAGCGTGGTGAAGTAGCAGAAGTTATCTTAAATAACCTTTATGCCCATACGCAAATGCAAAATGTATTTGGTATTAATATGGTAGCTCTTGTTGATGGGCAACCGCGTACCTTAAATTTAAAGCAAGTCTTAGAATACTTTATTAAGCATCGTCGCGAAGTAGTAACCAGACGAACTATTTTTGAACTCAAGAAAGCACGGGACAGAGCCCATTTATTAGAAGGGTTAGGCATTGCTCTAGCAAATATTGATGAAATGATAGCGTTAATTAAGGAATCGCCAACTCCGCATGATGCTAAAGAACGCTTATTAGCAAAAACTTGGAATTCTGGCTTAGTAAAAAGTATGTTGCAAACTGCAGGCAGTGACGCCTGTCGCCCAGATAATTTATCTGCAGAATATGGTTTAAGTGACGAGGGTTATCGTTTATCGCCAGAGCAAGCCCAAGCTATTTTAGAATTAAGACTACATCGTTTAACGGCGTTAGAGCAAGATAAAATAATCAAAGAATTTGAGCAGCTTTTGGCACATATTAAAGACTTACTCGATATTCTTGCCTCACCTGATAGGTTGTTAACAGTTATTTATAATGAGCTTGTAGATATTAGAAATCAATTTGGTGATACGCGCCGCACGGAAGTAATTGCCTCGCAAGAAGATTTAACCATTGAGGATTTAATTACCGAAGAAGATGTGGTGGTGACTTTATCGCATGAAGGTTATGTCAAATACCAGCCTTTATCGGCCTATCAAGCTCAGCGCCGCGGTGGTAAGGGTAAATCTGCAACCAATGTTAAAGATGAAGATTTTATTGAAAAATTAGTAATTGCTAGCACGCATGATACGTTATTGTGTTTTTCTAATCACGGTAAACTTTATTGGCTAAAGGCTTATCAATTGCCATTAGCAAGCCGCATTTCACGTGGTAAGCCTATTATTAATATCCTGCCTTTAGCACCAGGTGAAGCAATTAACGCCATGTTGCCTGTACGTAGCTATGACGAAGGCTATTTTGTATTTATGGCTACTAAGCATGGTACGGTTAAGAAAGTTCCTCTAGAAGCTTTCAGCAGGCCGCGTTCTAATGGAATCATTGCCGTTGATCTTGGTGAAGCTGATCGCTTAGTAGGGGTAGATATTACAGATGGCAGCAAAGATATCATGTTATTTACCGATGCGGGTAAAGTCATTCGCTTTGACGAAAAATTAGTTAGGCCTATGGGTAGAACAGCCAGGGGCGTGAGAGGTATTCGTTTAAGTGATGATCAATCTGTTATTTCACTTGTTGTTGCTAAATCCGAAGGAACAATTCTAACTGCAACTGAAAACGGGTATGGCAAGCGAACCAATATTGCCGAGTATCGAATTTCTGGCCGCGGAGGACAAGGTGTTATTTCCATCCAAGTAAATGAACGTAATGGTAAAGTGGTTCGTGCCCTGCAGGTAGAAGCAGGGGATGAAGCAATGCTAATTACGGATAAAGGCACATTGGTGCGGTTTAGAGTAGATGAATTGTCGGTCATTGGTAGAAATACACAGGGCGTGCGCTTAATGAATTTACATACAGGTGAGCAAGTTGTAGGAATGCAACGTATTGTTGAGCTTGATGAAGAGCCAGACTTAGCAGTTGCTGAAGAAATGATTGATGAATAG